A region of Selenomonadales bacterium 4137-cl DNA encodes the following proteins:
- a CDS encoding DUF4392 domain-containing protein encodes MIPKTQQIAETLDRLISLDVPARGIIAKLYGAAREKTGKPLTLAAADLLIDRVRPGDTVIIATGWVDQPVVAPGCGESDGPPGAVALARALRLALKAAPVIVTDACLVEGVKLVARAAGFQCVAPGEIGHSVARDKLLTLAVLPFPVAGDEAAVAAERLLDDLKPAACIAIERGGMNDAGVIHNMNGEDTGASQAKLDHLFRAAGSRRIATVAVGDGGNEIGMANIADAVRAQVPYGAKCQCPCGRGLAPATPVDVLVAAAISNWGGYAIAALLGLLAGAPAAGPDAAREKRVLEATAAAGFHDPISGGVYPGADGCGADAHLAFVTLVREAVLHGNARL; translated from the coding sequence ATGATTCCGAAAACTCAGCAAATCGCCGAAACGCTCGACCGCCTCATCAGCCTGGACGTTCCGGCGCGGGGCATAATCGCCAAGCTTTACGGCGCCGCCCGCGAAAAGACCGGCAAACCCCTCACCCTGGCGGCCGCCGACCTCCTCATCGACCGCGTGCGGCCCGGCGACACCGTCATCATCGCCACCGGCTGGGTCGACCAGCCCGTCGTCGCCCCGGGCTGCGGCGAATCGGACGGGCCGCCGGGGGCCGTAGCCCTCGCCCGCGCCCTGCGACTGGCCCTCAAGGCCGCGCCGGTCATCGTCACCGACGCCTGCCTGGTGGAAGGCGTCAAACTCGTCGCCCGCGCGGCCGGCTTCCAGTGCGTCGCCCCCGGAGAAATCGGCCACTCGGTCGCCAGGGACAAGCTCCTGACCCTCGCCGTCCTGCCGTTCCCCGTCGCCGGCGACGAAGCCGCGGTGGCCGCCGAACGGCTGCTCGACGACCTGAAGCCCGCCGCCTGCATCGCCATCGAACGGGGCGGCATGAACGACGCCGGCGTCATCCACAACATGAACGGCGAAGACACCGGCGCCAGCCAGGCCAAACTCGACCACCTCTTCCGCGCCGCCGGCAGCCGGCGGATCGCCACCGTCGCCGTCGGCGACGGCGGCAACGAAATCGGCATGGCCAACATCGCCGACGCCGTGCGGGCCCAGGTGCCGTACGGGGCCAAATGCCAGTGCCCCTGCGGCCGTGGCCTGGCGCCGGCCACCCCGGTCGACGTCCTCGTCGCCGCCGCCATCTCCAACTGGGGCGGCTACGCCATCGCCGCCCTCCTCGGCCTGCTGGCCGGAGCGCCCGCCGCCGGCCCCGACGCCGCGCGGGAAAAAAGAGTGCTCGAAGCCACCGCCGCGGCCGGCTTCCACGACCCCATCAGCGGCGGCGTATACCCAGGCGCCGACGGCTGCGGCGCCGACGCCCACCTGGCCTTCGTCACCCTCGTGCGGGAAGCCGTCCTGCACGGAAACGCCAGACTGTGA
- the asnB gene encoding asparagine synthase (glutamine-hydrolyzing): MCGITGWVDWDRDLTREGDVLTAMTDTLARRGPDAQGFYKSRHAALGHRRLSVVDPAGGKQPMLRSRGGQEYIITYNGELYNTADLRWDLMARGHAFTTSSDTEVLLKAYIEWGAGCVERLNGIFAFGIWDTVRQRLFLARDRLGVKPLFYARLPDGLVFASELKALLAHPDIQPEIDREGLAEIFMLGPARTPGHGVFRGIDELEPGCAALFDRRGLAKTRYWSLTSQPHEQDFPATVDMVRALFQDAVKRQLVSDVPLCTLLSGGLDSSAITAVAAAAYREEGRTLDTFSVEYIDNDRFFAAHSFQPNRDAPWVQRVAEHFATRHREILLDTPELAGVLRDAARARDLPGMADIDTSLYLFSREVKKAATVGLSGECADEVFGGYPWFYRPEMLAADTFPWSPRPERRLELLSPLLRADTFLRDYPRQRYAEALADVPRLTGEAAEDARMREIFHLSLFRWMPTLLDRKDRMSMACGLELRVPFCDHRLVEYAWNIPWGMKNYQQREKGLLRHALAGVLPDDVLWRRKSPYPKTHNPSFAAEVKDRLLAVLDDQASPLLPLIDAAKVRDFAASVDAGSPYPWFGQLMGGPQLMAYLVQIDAWLRDNSIRVVL, from the coding sequence ATGTGCGGTATCACCGGATGGGTCGATTGGGACAGGGACTTGACCCGCGAAGGGGACGTCCTGACCGCCATGACCGACACCCTGGCCCGGCGCGGACCGGACGCCCAGGGCTTCTACAAATCGCGGCACGCCGCCCTGGGCCACCGGCGCCTCAGCGTCGTCGACCCGGCGGGCGGCAAACAGCCAATGCTCCGCAGCCGCGGCGGGCAAGAATACATCATAACCTACAACGGCGAACTGTACAACACCGCCGACCTGCGCTGGGATCTCATGGCCCGCGGCCATGCGTTCACCACTTCCTCCGACACCGAAGTACTTCTCAAAGCCTACATTGAATGGGGAGCCGGCTGCGTCGAACGGCTCAACGGCATCTTCGCCTTCGGCATTTGGGACACCGTCCGCCAGCGGCTTTTCCTGGCCCGCGACCGCCTGGGCGTAAAACCGCTCTTCTACGCCCGCCTCCCGGACGGCCTGGTATTCGCCTCCGAGCTCAAAGCCCTGCTCGCCCATCCGGACATCCAGCCGGAAATCGACCGCGAGGGCCTGGCGGAAATCTTCATGCTCGGCCCGGCGCGCACCCCCGGTCACGGCGTTTTCCGGGGAATCGACGAGCTTGAGCCCGGCTGCGCGGCCCTGTTCGACCGGCGCGGACTGGCGAAAACGCGCTACTGGTCGCTAACCAGCCAGCCGCACGAACAGGACTTCCCCGCCACCGTCGACATGGTGCGGGCGCTCTTCCAGGACGCCGTCAAACGCCAGCTCGTCTCCGACGTTCCCCTGTGCACCCTGCTGTCCGGCGGCCTCGACTCCAGCGCCATAACCGCCGTCGCCGCCGCGGCTTACCGGGAAGAAGGCCGCACCCTCGACACCTTCTCCGTCGAATACATTGACAACGACCGCTTCTTCGCCGCACACTCCTTCCAGCCCAACCGCGACGCCCCCTGGGTGCAGCGGGTAGCCGAGCACTTCGCCACCCGCCACCGCGAAATCCTCCTCGACACCCCGGAACTCGCCGGCGTCCTCCGCGACGCCGCCCGGGCCCGCGACCTCCCCGGCATGGCCGACATCGACACCTCCCTGTACCTTTTCAGCCGTGAGGTCAAAAAAGCAGCGACAGTCGGGCTGTCGGGCGAATGCGCCGACGAAGTATTCGGCGGCTACCCCTGGTTCTACCGCCCGGAAATGCTCGCCGCCGACACCTTCCCATGGTCCCCGCGGCCCGAGCGGCGCCTCGAACTGCTATCCCCCTTGCTCAGGGCCGACACCTTCCTACGCGACTATCCCCGCCAGCGCTACGCCGAGGCGCTCGCCGACGTGCCGCGGCTCACCGGCGAAGCCGCCGAAGACGCCCGCATGCGGGAGATATTCCACCTCAGCCTCTTCCGCTGGATGCCAACCCTCCTCGACCGCAAGGACCGCATGAGCATGGCCTGCGGGCTCGAACTCCGGGTGCCCTTCTGCGACCACCGGCTGGTCGAATACGCCTGGAACATTCCCTGGGGCATGAAAAACTACCAGCAACGCGAAAAAGGGCTGCTCCGTCACGCCCTCGCCGGCGTCCTGCCCGACGACGTGCTATGGCGGCGCAAAAGCCCCTACCCCAAAACCCATAACCCCTCGTTCGCCGCGGAAGTAAAAGACCGGCTGCTCGCCGTCCTCGACGATCAGGCCTCGCCCCTGCTGCCGCTCATCGACGCCGCGAAAGTCCGCGACTTCGCCGCCTCAGTGGACGCAGGCTCTCCCTACCCGTGGTTCGGCCAACTCATGGGCGGACCGCAGCTCATGGCCTACCTCGTCCAAATCGACGCCTGGCTGCGCGACAACAGCATTCGCGTCGTCCTCTGA
- a CDS encoding YmaF family protein has translation MPENEAHRRPPGEDREDRHMVHVHVFDTLALVAEDHQHIIQGVTGPARAAGQSHVHRIRVRTSYYDGHWHWFDIITGPAVETMDGGHVHPYEGETSYDDGHSHDVADTTAQGPDCREEDEDFDEMTLPPSNPKSKPKSGKR, from the coding sequence ATGCCCGAAAACGAAGCGCACCGCCGTCCCCCCGGCGAAGACCGCGAAGACCGCCATATGGTCCATGTACATGTTTTCGATACATTGGCACTGGTCGCCGAAGACCACCAGCACATTATCCAGGGCGTCACCGGGCCGGCCAGGGCGGCAGGCCAGTCCCACGTTCACCGCATACGGGTGCGGACCTCTTACTACGACGGCCACTGGCACTGGTTCGACATCATCACCGGCCCGGCCGTCGAAACCATGGACGGCGGCCACGTTCACCCCTACGAGGGCGAGACAAGCTACGACGACGGTCACAGCCACGATGTGGCCGACACCACCGCCCAGGGGCCCGACTGCCGGGAAGAAGACGAAGACTTTGACGAGATGACGTTGCCGCCGTCAAATCCCAAGAGCAAGCCCAAGAGCGGCAAACGCTGA
- a CDS encoding GNAT family N-acetyltransferase, with amino-acid sequence MGYRIQENCQGIDWDAVYGILTSARMASHPLEKVRSAFENSYRTVFVFEGDLLLGFGRAISDGAYEAALYDVAVLPEYRGKGIGKLIVTKIQEGLPGMNTIFFAMPGVEKFYRSMGYAKMLTGMAKFARAEVMREKGFSD; translated from the coding sequence ATGGGGTATCGTATTCAGGAAAATTGTCAGGGGATCGACTGGGATGCGGTTTACGGGATACTGACCAGCGCCCGGATGGCTTCACATCCTCTGGAAAAGGTGAGGTCGGCGTTCGAGAACAGCTACCGGACGGTTTTCGTGTTCGAGGGCGATCTCTTGCTCGGCTTCGGACGGGCGATTTCGGACGGCGCCTACGAGGCGGCGCTTTACGATGTCGCCGTGCTTCCGGAGTACCGGGGGAAAGGGATCGGCAAGCTGATCGTGACGAAGATCCAGGAGGGACTGCCGGGCATGAACACGATTTTTTTCGCGATGCCGGGGGTGGAGAAGTTCTACCGTTCGATGGGCTACGCGAAGATGCTGACCGGCATGGCCAAGTTCGCCCGCGCCGAGGTTATGCGGGAGAAAGGCTTTTCGGACTGA
- a CDS encoding cupin domain-containing protein, whose translation MSRTFIKNIDFGKTHELAELVDYQPGRVVSLTLVQNEALSMTLFAFAKGEGVSTHSAPGDAMVYIIDGRAEITIGGEKLAAAAGQTVVMPADIPHGLEATEDFKMLLILVKQ comes from the coding sequence ATGAGCAGGACGTTTATCAAGAATATCGATTTCGGCAAGACGCACGAACTTGCGGAACTGGTCGATTACCAGCCGGGGCGGGTGGTCAGCCTGACGCTGGTGCAAAACGAGGCGCTGAGCATGACGCTGTTCGCGTTCGCGAAGGGCGAAGGGGTCAGCACCCACTCGGCTCCCGGCGACGCGATGGTTTATATCATCGACGGCCGGGCGGAGATCACCATCGGCGGGGAGAAGCTCGCCGCCGCCGCCGGGCAGACGGTCGTGATGCCGGCCGATATCCCCCACGGGCTTGAGGCGACGGAGGATTTCAAGATGCTGTTGATTCTCGTCAAGCAGTAG
- a CDS encoding diguanylate cyclase produces the protein MKGQFSYCENRHDTQAAALRESEERFRLVFENAPIGMVIANLKGRFMRVNQAMADILGYSVDQLSAMNFASITHPEDLTKDMFMVSELLHDKKPRFVMEKRYLRRDGEIINVTIHVSLVRDARRRPRYFIAQIVDITERKRYEQTIKHLAYHDPLTGLPNRVMLRDKLAVALAQARGNKDMLAVIFLDLDRFKVINDTLGHYIGDQALRLIAERLTASVRGSDIVARLGGDEFTVLLPGIGEEQDVFTVLSKLMEALQQPMRLADREFSVSASIGIALYPRDGQESEELLQVADKAMYAAKQRKGIES, from the coding sequence ATGAAAGGTCAGTTCTCTTATTGCGAGAACCGCCACGACACGCAGGCGGCTGCCCTGCGGGAAAGCGAAGAGCGGTTCCGGCTGGTATTCGAAAACGCCCCGATAGGCATGGTCATCGCCAACCTGAAAGGGCGCTTCATGAGGGTCAATCAGGCGATGGCCGACATCCTGGGGTATTCGGTCGACCAGCTGTCGGCGATGAATTTCGCCAGCATCACCCATCCCGAAGACCTCACCAAAGACATGTTTATGGTGAGCGAACTGCTGCACGACAAAAAACCGCGCTTCGTCATGGAAAAACGGTACCTGCGCAGGGACGGCGAAATAATAAACGTCACCATCCACGTGTCCCTCGTCCGCGACGCCCGGCGGCGTCCGCGGTACTTCATCGCCCAAATCGTCGACATAACCGAGCGGAAGCGCTACGAACAAACGATCAAACACCTCGCGTACCACGACCCGCTCACCGGTCTGCCCAACAGGGTCATGCTGCGGGACAAGCTGGCCGTCGCCCTCGCCCAGGCGCGCGGCAACAAAGACATGTTGGCCGTCATCTTTCTCGACCTCGACCGCTTCAAAGTCATCAACGACACCCTCGGTCACTACATCGGCGACCAGGCCCTCCGGCTCATCGCCGAGCGGCTCACCGCCTCGGTGCGCGGCAGCGACATCGTCGCCCGGCTGGGCGGGGACGAATTCACCGTCCTCCTGCCCGGCATCGGCGAAGAACAGGATGTTTTCACCGTCCTGAGCAAACTGATGGAAGCCCTCCAGCAGCCAATGCGGCTGGCGGACCGCGAATTCTCCGTCAGCGCCAGCATCGGCATCGCCCTTTACCCCCGTGACGGCCAGGAAAGCGAAGAACTGCTGCAGGTGGCGGACAAAGCAATGTATGCCGCCAAGCAGCGCAAGGGGATCGAATCGTAA
- a CDS encoding GDSL-type esterase/lipase family protein, whose amino-acid sequence MDCTTIVAIGDSLTYGYPYPPEYSWVRTAGDQLGVRMVNKGVCGETTGDMLRRFAVDVAALRPDYVIISGGSNDAFLGLAAAEVTGNIAAMASAARTGGIKTVIGLPPPVDYREESLLAEYRRCLRTCAAESGLPTIDFHAALVDPAAGGLRQDLHTDGVHPNEDGYALMAAAAVAALRNLLTR is encoded by the coding sequence ATGGACTGTACTACGATCGTCGCCATCGGCGACTCCCTTACATACGGCTACCCGTACCCGCCGGAATACTCCTGGGTGCGGACCGCCGGCGACCAACTCGGGGTGCGGATGGTCAACAAAGGCGTATGCGGCGAGACGACCGGCGATATGCTCCGGCGGTTCGCCGTCGATGTCGCCGCCCTTAGGCCCGACTACGTCATCATCAGTGGCGGCTCCAACGACGCCTTTCTCGGCCTGGCGGCAGCCGAAGTTACCGGCAACATCGCCGCCATGGCGTCCGCGGCCCGTACGGGGGGCATAAAGACGGTCATCGGGCTGCCGCCGCCGGTAGACTACCGGGAAGAGAGCCTGCTTGCCGAGTACCGCCGTTGCCTGCGGACCTGCGCGGCCGAAAGCGGCCTGCCGACAATCGACTTTCACGCCGCGCTCGTCGACCCGGCTGCGGGCGGCTTGCGGCAGGACCTGCACACCGACGGCGTCCATCCCAACGAAGACGGCTACGCGCTCATGGCGGCCGCCGCCGTCGCCGCGCTCAGGAACCTCCTGACACGCTGA
- a CDS encoding MFS transporter has product MKPTRIRWNLAILMFLISFIAYMDRVNLSVATPVIMKEFELTKIDMGLMQTAFFVGYSIMQVPGGIMAEYFGHRRITVLAVLWWSLFTALTAFGKGLPSFLVIRSLFGLGEGPIFPAFNNFVYKWFNKSEKAMGFSYVLGGAFIGPVFGPAVTVALMLAWGWQSVFVVFGLVGVVLAASWHFFAAETPRSSRFVNEAELQHIEEGMDVAAVEKKELAPWKAFMSSSQFWAIGIQYFITDYIMYVFLAWLPLYLMEAQKFSLAKMGIAAAFPWGLLCILTFATGYVSDKLVAKGLSKAKARTLFGSLGLMICCVALYLGAVATTPYMNVLWLTISLGSLGLTFSASWAACIDIGGKFSGSVSGWMNFWGNIGGIAAPTLTAWIATTYGWQAAILVTAASAVIGVIAWLAVKPDVQLTLRK; this is encoded by the coding sequence TTGAAACCAACTCGCATCCGGTGGAATCTGGCTATTTTGATGTTTCTTATCAGCTTTATCGCTTACATGGACCGGGTGAACCTATCGGTAGCCACCCCTGTAATTATGAAGGAGTTCGAGCTCACTAAAATCGACATGGGCCTGATGCAGACCGCGTTTTTCGTCGGCTATTCGATCATGCAGGTACCGGGCGGCATAATGGCCGAATATTTCGGTCACCGGCGCATCACCGTGCTGGCGGTCCTCTGGTGGTCGCTGTTTACGGCGCTGACGGCGTTCGGCAAAGGCCTGCCTTCGTTCCTGGTCATCCGTTCGCTGTTCGGACTTGGCGAAGGCCCTATTTTCCCGGCGTTCAACAACTTTGTCTATAAGTGGTTCAACAAGTCGGAAAAGGCGATGGGCTTTTCCTACGTACTGGGCGGCGCCTTCATCGGGCCTGTCTTCGGGCCGGCGGTGACCGTGGCCTTGATGCTGGCCTGGGGCTGGCAGTCGGTGTTTGTCGTGTTTGGTCTGGTCGGCGTGGTCCTGGCTGCCTCCTGGCACTTTTTCGCGGCCGAAACGCCGCGCAGCAGCCGCTTCGTCAACGAAGCCGAGTTGCAGCATATTGAGGAAGGCATGGATGTCGCCGCGGTAGAGAAGAAAGAGCTGGCCCCCTGGAAAGCTTTCATGAGCTCAAGCCAGTTTTGGGCCATCGGCATTCAGTATTTCATCACCGACTATATCATGTATGTGTTTTTGGCGTGGCTGCCGCTTTATCTCATGGAGGCGCAGAAGTTTTCCCTCGCCAAGATGGGCATCGCGGCCGCTTTCCCCTGGGGGCTTTTGTGCATTTTGACTTTCGCGACCGGGTATGTTAGCGACAAGCTGGTGGCTAAAGGCTTGTCCAAGGCTAAAGCCCGCACCCTGTTCGGCTCGCTGGGCCTCATGATCTGCTGCGTGGCCCTGTATCTGGGAGCCGTCGCCACCACGCCTTACATGAACGTGCTGTGGCTTACCATTTCGCTGGGCTCGCTGGGTCTGACCTTCAGCGCTTCCTGGGCCGCATGCATCGATATCGGCGGCAAGTTCTCCGGTTCTGTTTCCGGCTGGATGAATTTCTGGGGAAATATCGGCGGCATCGCCGCACCGACGCTGACGGCCTGGATCGCCACTACCTACGGCTGGCAGGCCGCTATTTTGGTTACCGCCGCTTCCGCGGTTATCGGCGTCATCGCCTGGCTCGCGGTCAAGCCCGACGTGCAGCTCACGCTGCGCAAATAG
- the larA gene encoding nickel-dependent lactate racemase, with amino-acid sequence MFTEFHLGYGNGEVTVSLPTKQILHVVEGKHVEPIADVKAAVNAALANPIGTPPLKEIVKKGDRVCIIVSDITRAWVRHDLFLPPLLDELNAAGVPDSDITLIVGLGAHRHHTHQENVTVYGQEVVDRIGIEQSHAPTAEDFVKVGTTSRGVDTYIHKTVANADKVILTGGIVYHLMAGFGGGRKSVMPGVAGYNSIQGNHSFCLHDTVGQGISPHCVSGKLDGNNMHEDMTEMAAMVKPAFLLNAVFTPEGKFARIVAGHWYDAWLAGCRTVEEIFGVPIDAKADLVIGSAGGFPKDINLYQGSKTIDNAYMAVKEGGVVILTLECRDIMEPPDFSGWYDFESLYDRELELRKGFTVPGFIALKCGLIAKKIALIVVTLPQNRDFIAKAGMIPAASMDEAMAIAEQKLGRKDYTVTVMSHAANTVPLLK; translated from the coding sequence ATGTTTACCGAGTTTCATCTGGGATACGGAAACGGCGAAGTGACGGTCAGCCTGCCGACGAAGCAAATTCTGCATGTGGTCGAGGGCAAGCATGTGGAGCCGATAGCTGACGTGAAAGCCGCTGTAAACGCCGCCCTCGCCAATCCCATCGGCACCCCGCCGCTGAAGGAGATCGTAAAAAAGGGCGACCGGGTTTGCATCATCGTCAGCGATATAACCCGCGCCTGGGTCAGGCACGATCTTTTCCTGCCGCCGCTTTTAGATGAGCTCAACGCGGCCGGAGTGCCGGATAGCGATATAACGCTGATCGTCGGCCTCGGCGCCCATCGCCACCATACCCACCAGGAGAATGTCACGGTATACGGCCAGGAGGTCGTCGACCGGATCGGCATAGAGCAGAGCCACGCGCCCACCGCCGAAGACTTTGTGAAGGTCGGCACCACAAGCCGCGGCGTGGATACTTATATCCACAAAACGGTGGCCAACGCTGACAAGGTCATCTTGACCGGCGGCATAGTCTATCACCTGATGGCCGGCTTCGGCGGCGGCCGCAAATCCGTAATGCCGGGAGTCGCCGGTTATAACAGCATCCAGGGCAATCACAGCTTCTGCCTGCATGACACAGTCGGGCAGGGGATCAGCCCCCACTGCGTGTCCGGCAAGCTTGACGGCAACAATATGCACGAGGATATGACGGAGATGGCGGCGATGGTCAAGCCGGCCTTCCTGCTTAACGCCGTTTTCACCCCTGAGGGCAAATTCGCCCGGATTGTCGCCGGCCATTGGTACGATGCCTGGCTGGCAGGCTGCCGCACGGTGGAGGAGATTTTCGGCGTCCCGATCGACGCCAAGGCGGATCTCGTGATCGGCTCGGCCGGCGGGTTCCCCAAAGATATCAACCTGTACCAGGGATCGAAGACCATCGACAACGCCTATATGGCCGTTAAGGAAGGCGGGGTCGTCATTCTGACGCTGGAGTGTCGGGATATCATGGAGCCGCCCGATTTCAGCGGCTGGTACGATTTCGAGTCGCTGTACGACCGCGAGCTCGAATTGCGCAAAGGGTTTACTGTTCCGGGGTTCATTGCCCTGAAGTGCGGCTTGATCGCCAAGAAGATCGCGCTTATCGTCGTTACCCTGCCGCAAAACAGGGATTTTATCGCCAAAGCCGGCATGATTCCCGCCGCCTCGATGGACGAGGCCATGGCCATCGCCGAGCAGAAGCTGGGCCGCAAGGATTACACCGTCACGGTGATGAGCCACGCGGCCAATACCGTGCCGTTGTTGAAGTAG
- a CDS encoding acyclic terpene utilization AtuA family protein, whose product MKKIRLGAGAGYSGDRIEPAVELAEKGNIQYLCFECLAERTIAIAQQAKMKDPSAGYDALLAARMEAVLPVCSQKGIKIITNMGAANPEAGARKIKEVAGKLGVKGLKIAAVSGDDVLEAIRGQEYTIEETGGKLSAIKDKLVSANAYLGAGPIIEALKGGADIVITGRVADPALFIAPLAYEFGWSLDDWNLMGQATVIGHLMECAGQITGGYFADPGYKDVPGIGHLGFPIAEVSEDGAVVITKVPEAGGMVALATCKEQLLYEIHNPAAYFTPDVVADFTGVQMAEIAKDQVKVTGGKGAPKTDLLKVSIGYVDSYIGEGQISYAGPGAVERGRLALDIVKERLGLMGVKTQECRFDLIGVNALHAEKLSAGHEPYEVRARVAGRTENLQEAVRIGNEVETLYTNGPAGGAGAWKSAREVVAMVSILIPRSLVNYSVKYEVV is encoded by the coding sequence ATGAAAAAGATCCGGCTTGGCGCAGGGGCGGGCTACTCCGGCGACAGGATCGAGCCTGCCGTCGAACTGGCGGAAAAAGGGAATATCCAGTATCTGTGCTTCGAATGCCTGGCGGAAAGAACGATCGCCATTGCTCAGCAGGCGAAGATGAAAGATCCGTCGGCAGGCTACGACGCTCTTTTGGCCGCGCGGATGGAAGCTGTTTTGCCGGTCTGCAGTCAAAAAGGCATAAAAATAATCACCAACATGGGCGCGGCCAATCCTGAGGCCGGCGCGCGAAAAATCAAGGAAGTGGCCGGCAAACTCGGCGTCAAGGGTCTCAAGATCGCCGCCGTAAGCGGCGACGACGTCCTGGAAGCCATCCGCGGGCAAGAATACACCATCGAGGAAACAGGCGGGAAACTGTCCGCCATCAAGGATAAACTCGTCTCCGCCAACGCCTATCTTGGCGCCGGGCCGATCATCGAGGCCCTCAAGGGCGGAGCGGACATCGTAATCACCGGCCGCGTGGCCGACCCCGCGCTGTTTATCGCGCCGCTGGCGTACGAATTTGGCTGGTCCCTCGATGACTGGAACCTTATGGGTCAGGCCACGGTAATCGGCCACCTCATGGAATGCGCCGGCCAGATAACCGGGGGCTATTTCGCCGATCCCGGCTACAAAGACGTCCCCGGCATCGGCCATCTCGGCTTCCCGATCGCCGAAGTCAGCGAAGACGGCGCCGTCGTGATCACGAAAGTCCCCGAAGCCGGCGGCATGGTCGCCCTGGCCACCTGCAAAGAGCAACTGCTGTACGAAATACACAATCCGGCCGCCTACTTCACGCCCGACGTAGTGGCCGACTTCACCGGCGTGCAAATGGCGGAAATCGCCAAAGACCAGGTAAAAGTCACCGGCGGCAAAGGCGCGCCCAAAACCGACCTGCTCAAAGTATCCATCGGCTATGTCGACAGCTATATCGGCGAAGGACAGATAAGCTACGCCGGGCCGGGCGCCGTCGAGCGCGGCCGGCTGGCGCTCGACATCGTAAAAGAACGTCTCGGACTTATGGGAGTCAAGACGCAGGAATGCCGCTTCGACCTTATCGGCGTCAACGCCCTCCATGCCGAGAAGCTGTCGGCCGGACACGAACCGTACGAGGTGCGGGCGCGGGTCGCCGGCCGAACGGAAAACCTGCAGGAAGCGGTGCGCATCGGCAACGAAGTCGAAACCCTGTACACCAACGGCCCCGCCGGGGGCGCCGGCGCATGGAAATCCGCGCGGGAAGTGGTCGCGATGGTTTCGATCCTTATACCCAGGTCTCTGGTCAACTACTCTGTGAAGTACGAGGTGGTATGA